A region of Jannaschia sp. W003 DNA encodes the following proteins:
- a CDS encoding TraR/DksA C4-type zinc finger protein produces MDALQNQAMAQAQERRPSAERARLLAALKRLEAGEYGSCTECGETIEPARLEADTAIPRCRDCTRG; encoded by the coding sequence ATGGATGCGCTTCAGAACCAGGCCATGGCGCAGGCGCAAGAGAGACGGCCGAGCGCCGAGCGGGCGCGCCTCCTCGCCGCGCTCAAACGGCTGGAGGCGGGGGAGTACGGCTCCTGCACCGAATGCGGCGAGACCATCGAGCCCGCGCGGCTGGAGGCCGACACCGCCATCCCGCGCTGCCGCGACTGCACGCGGGGATAG
- a CDS encoding YaaC family protein: protein MRAADGAGRGGDAGDKRDEQGGVAGVSGVVGVIVKRASSIAPDNFDAFCIRGLKQFLNLEYASKRLIDRQNVPVRHHRNARKQAKQIGFCLALGLEYMENSKVATLATKPVLLYYSAMNFALAELLMKQSGDSSLTLARAEHSHHGLSFGAPSNVSRDATTLQQMSACKAKPMVSSGKRRGTFELWHRTAREHPVIGVHSDQDGKTSGPIPLMIGGDERFELLDEGGVSLLECIKLIPSLSEELARYGAYSSYARGIISSTKSGECHSISVLVHPGPEEIISGVSENILVSPALVPGIEIEEFQSGFALTANIYRGQKVNLSLPMVTSLTSGEVRICGVKTSINEFGAFLAALFILSNLCRYYADFWMERISAHAGIAMIAESLCSEYFKRVPALVLAELEGTLFVRR from the coding sequence GTGCGTGCGGCGGATGGCGCGGGGCGAGGAGGTGACGCAGGAGACAAGCGGGATGAGCAAGGGGGAGTGGCGGGAGTTTCGGGGGTTGTTGGGGTGATAGTGAAACGAGCTAGCTCCATCGCGCCAGATAACTTCGACGCATTCTGCATCCGCGGCCTGAAACAGTTCCTCAATTTGGAATACGCATCGAAGCGCTTAATAGACCGGCAAAATGTACCGGTGCGCCATCACCGAAATGCTAGAAAGCAAGCCAAGCAAATCGGATTCTGCCTAGCCTTGGGCTTGGAGTATATGGAGAATTCCAAAGTTGCAACACTGGCAACAAAGCCGGTTTTGTTGTATTATTCGGCAATGAACTTTGCGCTTGCAGAGTTGTTGATGAAGCAGAGCGGCGACTCGAGCCTCACGTTAGCGAGAGCTGAGCATTCACATCACGGTTTAAGCTTTGGTGCGCCATCTAATGTCTCTCGAGATGCAACAACTTTGCAACAAATGAGCGCCTGCAAGGCTAAGCCGATGGTGTCATCAGGTAAGAGAAGAGGAACGTTTGAGCTTTGGCATCGAACTGCTCGTGAACATCCAGTCATCGGCGTCCATAGCGATCAGGACGGTAAAACCTCAGGGCCTATTCCTTTAATGATAGGCGGTGACGAACGATTCGAATTGCTCGACGAAGGTGGTGTTTCCTTGCTCGAGTGCATAAAGCTCATTCCAAGCCTATCAGAAGAACTGGCGCGTTATGGAGCATACTCGAGTTACGCACGGGGGATAATTTCTTCGACGAAGAGTGGCGAATGCCATTCAATTTCTGTGCTTGTTCATCCGGGTCCCGAAGAGATAATAAGCGGTGTATCTGAAAACATATTGGTATCTCCTGCGCTAGTTCCGGGCATAGAGATCGAGGAGTTTCAGAGCGGCTTTGCTTTGACGGCGAACATCTATCGCGGCCAAAAAGTGAATCTAAGTTTGCCAATGGTCACTTCGCTAACTTCCGGGGAGGTGAGGATCTGCGGAGTTAAGACGTCAATCAACGAATTTGGCGCTTTTCTCGCCGCTCTCTTCATACTTAGCAATCTGTGTCGCTACTATGCTGACTTTTGGATGGAACGCATTTCCGCGCATGCAGGAATTGCAATGATAGCGGAAAGTTTGTGCAGCGAGTACTTTAAAAGAGTCCCAGCATTGGTGCTTGCAGAGTTAGAGGGAACACTGTTCGTAAGGAGATAA